The following proteins are encoded in a genomic region of Odontesthes bonariensis isolate fOdoBon6 chromosome 19, fOdoBon6.hap1, whole genome shotgun sequence:
- the LOC142368879 gene encoding E3 ubiquitin-protein ligase TRIM38-like: MASSGNMLPEKQFQCTICQHVFTDPVTTPCGHNFCQACIQTVWDSSDACQCPTCKKSFTSRPEISINTAFKELADSFKQIIVCSSASPLSAAKPGDVVCDVCAATSQQVRALKSCLVCLTSYCEAHLEPHRRVVTLKLHKLMEPVKNLQDRMCKKHQRLLEMFCRDEQMCVCQFCTETEHKEHQTVTMEEESNERKVQMKQTGADLQQTTQERLKKAGEIKNCLKLSTLSAEKEMTESDRLFASLSRSIEEIRAEVNLEIKEKQEATERRAEELIGELQQEVTELQRRNTELEVLGNTDDHLHLLQSLPSLMSPPPTKQWMEIGVHPELCVGTVRRALSKLDVTLKNELDRLKKEEMRRMQKYAVDVVLDPHTAHPNIVLSADGKQAGRGELLHIVPDNPQRFDPVICVLGKKGFLSGRFYFQVAVGQKTFWDLGVVKETVNRKGMITSTPENGFWTVRLRNGSEYRALDSPSVLLALHEKPQTVGVFTDHEEGTVSFFDADAGSHIYTFTGCLFSERIFPFFSPGVFDDGKNAEPLIIKAANDVMSTPE, from the exons ATGGCCTCCTCGGGCAACATGCTGCCGGAAAAACAGTTCCAGTGCACCATCTGTCAGCACGTGTTTACCGACCCAGTGACCACTCCTTGTGGACACAACTTCTGCCAAGCCTGCATCCAGACTGTGTGGGACAGCAGTGATGCGTGCCAATGCCCCACCTGTAAGAAGTCTTTCACCTCCCGGCCTGAAATAAGCATCAACACCGCCTTCAAAGAGCTCGCCGACTCGTTTAAGCAAATTATAGTCTGCTCGTCGGCTTCACCGCTGTCTGCAGCCAAACCGGGTGATGTGGTGTGTGACGTCTGCGCCGCCACATCCCAGCAGGTGAGGGCCCTAAAGTCCTGCCTGGTTTGTCTGACGTCCTACTGCGAAGCCCACTTGGAGCCACACCGGAGGGTCGTCACCCTGAAGCTGCACAAGTTGATGGAGCCGGTGAAGAACCTGCAGGACAGGATGTGTAAGAAGCACCAGAGGTTGCTGGAGATGTTCTGCAGGGAcgagcagatgtgtgtgtgtcagttctGCACCGAGACAGAGCACAAAGAGCACCAGACCGTCACTATGGAGGAGGAAAGCAACGAGAGGAAG GTCCAAATGAAGCAGACTGGGGCAGATTTACAACAGACCACCCAGGAGCGACTGAAGAAAGCAGGGGAGATTAAAAACTGTCTGAAGCTTAGCACA CTGAGTGCAGAGAAGGAGATGACGGAGAGCGATCGTCTCTTTGCATCTCTGAGCCGCTCCATCGAGGAGATACGAGCTGAAGTCAACCTAGAGATTAAGGAGAAGCAAGAGGCTACAGAAAGGAGGGCGGAGGAGCTCATCGGCGAGCTGCAGCAGGAAGTCACTGAGCTGCAGaggagaaacactgagctgGAGGTGTTGGGGAACACCGATGACCACCTGCATCTCTTACAG AGCTTGCCCTCTCTCATGTCGCCCCCACCCACCAAACAATGGATGGAAATCGGCGTCCACCCTGAGCTCTGCGTGGGCACGGTGAGGAGAGCGCTGTCCAAACTGGATGTCACGCTAAAGAATGAACTGGACAGGTTGAAGAAAGAAG AGATGAGAAGGATGCAGAAATATGCAG TCGATGTGGTGTTGGACCCACACACTGCCCATCCAAACATCGTCTTATCAGCTGATGGAAAGCAGGCGGGCCGAGGTGAGCTGCTGCACATCGTCCCTGACAACCCCCAACGCTTCGACCCCGTCATCTGCGTTCTGGGCAAGAAAGGCTTCCTGTCTGGGAGGTTCTACTTCCAG GTTGCTGTGGGTCAAAAGACCTTCTGGGACCTGGGCGTGGTCAAAGAGACTGTCAACAGGAAAGGCATGATCACCTCCACGCCAGAGAACGGCTTTTGGACGGTGCGTTTGAGGAACGGCAGTGAGTATCGAGCTCTGGACTCCCCCTCTGTCCTTCTTGCTCTCCATGAAAAGCCACAGACTGTCGGAGTGTTTACAGACCACGAGGAAGGAACGGTGTCGTTCTTCGATGCGGATGCAGGCTCTCACATCTACACCTTTACCGGGTGTTTGTTCTCTGAGAGGATTTTCCCCTTCTTCAGTCCAGGAGTCTTTGATGATGGGAAGAACGCAGAGCCATTGATTATCAAGGCTGCCAATGATGTGATGTCGACTCCAGAATGA
- the vbp1 gene encoding prefoldin subunit 3, whose translation MAATIDNSNAVQATKKRHLGIPEAVFVEDVDSFMKQAGNETADAALRRLDEQYQKYKYMELNLSQKKLRLKNQIPQITQTLEILRHMQKKKETTEPMETHFLLADNVYCKASVPPTDKVCLWLGANVMLEYDIDEAQALLEKNLSTASRNLETLEDDLDFLRDQFTTTEVNMARVYNWDVKRRSKENLLKSVEKS comes from the exons ATGGCGGCGACCATAGACAACAGCAATGCCGTCCAGGCGACAAAGAAAAGGCACCTCGGAATCCCCGAAGCAGTGTTTGTG gaGGATGTTGACTCCTTTATGAAGCAGGCCGGCAATGAGACGGCTGATGCGGCGCTGAGGAGGCTGGACGAACAGTACCAGAAATATAAATACATGGAGCTCAATCTGTCTCAGAAGAAACTTAG gTTGAAAAACCAGATCCCACAAATCACACAGACGCTAGAAATCCTACGGCACATGCAGAAGAAAAAG GAAACCACAGAACCCATGGAAACACACTTCCTATTGGCTGACAACGTTTACTGTAAGGCCTCAGTGCCGCCCACCGACAAAGTGTGCCTATGGTTAGGG GCCAACGTCATGTTAGAGTACGACATCGACGAAGCCCAGGCTCTCCTGGAGAAGAACCTGTCCACAGCATCTCGCAACCTGGAGACGCTCGAAGATGATCTGGATTTCCTGCGAGACCAGTTCACCACCACCGAAGTCA ACATGGCACGCGTCTACAACTGGGACGTGAAGAGAAGGAGCAAAGAAAACCTCCTGAAATCAGTTGAAAAGTCTTAA